In Bradysia coprophila strain Holo2 unplaced genomic scaffold, BU_Bcop_v1 contig_350, whole genome shotgun sequence, a genomic segment contains:
- the LOC119080227 gene encoding alpha-amylase A-like → MKLYVLLVIFFGSTSLGSAYHNPHWGTGRSVMVHLFEWKWSDIAKECENFLGPNRYAGVQISPPNENFLESINNRPWSERYQPMSYKLITRSGNEAEFADMTRRCNAVGVRIYPDIVVNHMSSMSGLGVGGSSGQVDSGDFPGVPYTFDDFNNPRCRMDWNNPPTLRNCELDTLRDLNQTKENVRAAISNYMNHLIDLGVAGFRMDVMKHMWPQDLTVIWGRLKNLNVNHGFAANSRPFIVGEVYDDQVIQGSDFWHLGTTTEFRYPNAIAKSFRGQDSLKWLRTFGEGWGFHPTQYVLSFVTNHDTQREGLFSYKEGRLYKMAVAFHLAWPYGIPRIMSSYYFDTKFQGPPHDGNYNTLSPTFGSNGECNDNKWVCEHRWYQTVNMLQFRNTVGGAAVANWWDNGDNQIAFSRGNRGFMIFNGQYRVDLNVHIFTGLPAGFYCDLATGSLRGTFCTGTTVNVAADGYASIFLSSEAAEGYIALSVDARH, encoded by the exons ATGAAGTTGTACGTGCTGCTGGTAATATTTTTCGGATCAACATCCTTGGGAAGTGCCTATCACAATCCGCACTGGGGAACCGGTCGTAGTGTTATGGTACATTTATTTGAATGGAAATGGTCGGACATAGCAAAAGAATGCGAAAATTTCTTAGGTCCAAATCGATACGCAG GTGTGCAAATCTCTCCgccaaatgaaaattttctggaATCAATCAATAATCGTCCGTGGTCGGAACGATACCAACCAATGTCGTATAAACTGATTACGCGTTCCGGAAACGAGGCCGAATTTGCTGACATGACGAGACGGTGTAACGCTGTAGGTGTTCGAATTTATCCGGATATTGTTGTTAATCATATGTCTAGTATGTCAGGACTTGGTGTGGGTGGTTCAAGTGGCCAAGTTGATAGTGGCGATTTTCCCGGTGTTCCATATACCTTTGACGATTTTAATAATCCAAGATGCAGAATGGATTGGAATAATCCGCCAACTTTGAGGAACTGTGAATTGGATACCCTCCGCGACTTGAATCAGACGAAAGAGAATGTTCGTGCGGCGATTTCAAATTACATGAATCATTTGATTGATTTGGGAGTTGCTGGTTTTCGTATGGACGTTATGAAGCATATGTGGCCCCAAGATCTTACAGTGATTTGGGGTCGTTTGAAGAACCTAAACGTAAACCATGGATTTGCTGCTAACTCACGACCATTTATTGTCGGAGAAGTTTATGACGACCAGGTTATACAAGGAAGTGACTTTTGGCATTTAGGAACAACGACAGAATTTAGATATCCGAATGCCATTGCGAAAAGTTTCCGTGGCCAAGACTCGCTGAAATGGTTGCGAACTTTTGGTGAAGGCTGGGGATTCCATCCAACTCAGTACGTCCTTAGCTTTGTTACTAACCATGATACGCAAAGAGAGGGACTGTTTAGTTATAAAGAGGGACGTCTCTACAAAATGGCGGTTGCGTTTCACTTAG cATGGCCATACGGGATACCGCGTATAATGTCGTCATACTATTTCGACACCAAATTCCAAGGTCCACCGCATGATGGTAACTATAATACTTTGTCACCTACATTTGGTTCAAACGGAGAATGTAACGACAACAAATGGGTGTGCGAGCACAGATGGTATCAGACCGTAAATATGTTACAGTTCAGGAATACAGTTGGTGGGGCTGCGGTAGCTAACTGGTGGGACAATGGCGACAATCAAATAGCATTTTCGCGCGGTAATCGTGGATTCATGATTTTCAATGGACAATACCGGGTTGACTTAAATGTTCACATATTCACCGGATTACCGGCAGGATTTTATTGTGATCTAGCTACAGGTTCACTGCGTGGAACATTTTGCACGGGTACAACGGTCAACGTTGCTGCAGACGGATATGCATCAATTTTCCTGTCATCGGAAGCTGCCGAGGGATACATTGCACTGTCTGTTGATGCTAGACATTGA
- the LOC119080216 gene encoding extended synaptotagmin-2-like isoform X1: MSSSQSNFNDMETNQRPRSNASVTLPINGKSTTAFVSSLVIKLIAVSVIYGAGYMNWSIAWLITPIVLSETREYLTDPRNVVRRKIARLSASETEKKTILACVKDLPSWVYFPDFERCEWINQILQQMWPFVDEHFSNKLIKDKLEPKIRKALSKMKLNGFEFDRNHILLGRTPIRVGGIKVHDMNTARDEIILDVDLIFASECSINFRLGGIPAALNDFEIYGKIRVILKPLVSKAPFIGGIQVFFLNAPDIDFDLAGPAEISNIPGLRDILRRIIAKKIAKKMVSPNKFAKKLIKDVSASTVKVNEPEGCVRVHVFEARNLIKQDITLLGGKSDPYVVIAIGAHQFRTRTIHDNLNPVWDYWCEALIDSTSERTIKFHLFDWDRSDSDDPLGSATVDLNEVFKTGILDTWLTLKGVEHGELHVRFAWYELSSSSYDLAAALAETKNLGLTSLSSAALCVYVDSAIDLPHIHSDDKPNAFAKVCVSNQERLTSVKKWTDTPIWEQGFTFLVANPELDCVKIRIIGQTSNKKDGETIGQFIHSISDLLLQTDLRIALQEFPLQKSGTTSKVKLSMTLKILKQSGTQSLPPMFAAHRARTPSIQAQSSHDSSSSEEKIVEERVLLKSMRQLSADNSMGLGSIKLTLYYSSKYHILNVTVHKVINVPIKDQSDLPDPYVILHLLPKRVKDNKRKTVVVKNSCDPVYEATFEYGSISPNELKTAELEVTVKTKMTFLSGGSVTIGMVRICLIDKDITEKESTEFYDLMREVKLG; this comes from the exons ATGAGCTCATCTCAATCGAATTTTAA TGACATGGAAACCAATCAAAGACCAAGATCAAATGCGAGTGTTACATTACCAATTAATGGAAAAAGTACAACTGCATTTGTGTCATCGCTTGTTATTAAGCTGATTGCCGTTAGTGTCATTTACGGTGCTGGTTATATGAATTGGTCGATTGCATGGTTAATTACGCCAATAGTTTTATCAGAAACTCGCGAATATTTGACCGATCCAAGGAATGTTGTTCGACGGAAAATCGCTAGATTATCAGCGAGTGAAACAGAGAAGAAAACCATTCTTGCATGTGTGAAAGACTTGCCATCATGG GTTTATTTCCCGGATTTCGAACGCTGCGAATGGATCAATCAA ATTTTGCAACAAATGTGGCCATTCGTTGACGAACACTTTTCCAATAAACTGATAAAAGACAAACTGGAGCCGAAAATTCGTAAGGCACTgtccaaaatgaaattaaatggcTTCGAATTCGACCGTAACCATATTTTATTGGGAAGAACACCGATTCGTGTTGGCGGTATTAAAGTTCATGATATGAATACGGCACGCGATGAAATCATTTTAGATGTTGATCTTATATTCGCAAGTGAATGTAGCATTAATTTCCGCCTTGGCGGAATACCAGCTGCGTTGAATGACTTCGAAATCTATGGAAAAATTCGAGTAATTTTGAAACCGCTTGTATCTAAGGCTCCGTTTATCGGTGGTATACAGGTATTTTTCTTAAATGCGCCTGATATTGACTTTGATTTGGCTGGACCGGCTGAGATATCAAATATTCCCGGTTTGAGAGACATCTTACGTCGGATTATCGCAAAGAAAATTGCtaagaaaatggtttcacCCAACAAGTTTGcgaagaaattgattaaagACGTTTCAGCATCGACTGTTAAAGTGAATGAACCGGAA GGTTGCGTAAGAGTTCACGTTTTCGAAGCCAGAAATTTGATCAAACAAGACATCACACTATTGGGCGGTAAATCGGATCCGTATGTTGTTATCGCAATTGGAGCACATCAATTCCGCACTCGGACAATACACGACAATTTGAATCCAGTTTGGGATTATTGGTGTGAG GCTTTAATCGATTCGACATCCGAAAggacaatcaaatttcatttatttgattgGGACCGATCAGATAGCGACGATCCACTTGGCAG TGCAACAGTTGATCTGAATGAGGTTTTCAAGACTGGAATATTAGACACT TGGTTAACACTGAAGGGAGTGGAACACGGGGAGTTACACGTACGTTTCGCTTGGTATGAGCTCTCATCGTCATCGTATGACCTGGCAGCA GCTCTTgctgaaacgaaaaatttgggACTGACCAGTCTAAGCAGTGCAGCATTGTGCGTGTACGTTGATTCAGCTATTGATTTGCCTCACATTCACTCGGACGACAAACCGAATGCGTTTGCTAAAGTCTGTGTTTCCAATCAGGAACGTCTCACTTCAGTTAAAAAATGGACTGACACACCTATCTGGGAGCAGGGCTTCACGTTTCTGGTAGCAAATCCAGAACtcgattgtgtgaaaattcgCATTATTGGACAGACATCAAACAAGAAAGACGGCGAAACTATCGGCCAATTCATACATAGCATCAGTGATTTGCTGTTGCAAACTGATCTGAGGATTGCGTTACAAGAATTCCCGTTACAAAAATCTGGAACAACATCCAAAGTCAAATTATCGATGACTTTAAAGATTTTGAAACAGTCCGGAACGCAATCACTTCCACCAATGTTTGCAGCACATCGTGCTCGAACGCCTAGTATTCAGGCACAATCGTCACATGATAGTTCATCATcggaagaaaaaattgtggaaGAAAGGGTCCTGCTAAAAAGTATGCGTCAATTGAGTGCGGACAATTCTATGGGCTTGGGCAGTATAAAACTCACTTTATATTATAGCTCCAAATATCACATACTGAACGTAACGGTTCATAAAGTCAT AAATGTGCCTATCAAAGATCAATCGGATCTCCCAGATCCGTATGTTATTCTTCACCTGTTGCCGAAACGAGTAAAGGATAACAAACGTAAAACGGTTGTCGTGAAAAATTCTTGTGATCCTGTCTACGAGGCCACATTTGAATATGGGTCAATTTCTCCGAATGAACTAAAAACAGCAGAGCTTGAAGTGACTGTGAAAACTAAGATGACATTTTTGAGTGGCGGAAGCGTCACAATCGGAATG gtgagaatttgtttaattgaCAAAGACATCACCGAAAAAGAGTCAACTGAATTTTACGATCTCATGCGAGAAGTTAAACTTGGATAA
- the LOC119080216 gene encoding extended synaptotagmin-2-like isoform X3, producing MSSSQSNFNDMETNQRPRSNASVTLPINGKSTTAFVSSLVIKLIAVSVIYGAGYMNWSIAWLITPIVLSETREYLTDPRNVVRRKIARLSASETEKKTILACVKDLPSWVYFPDFERCEWINQILQQMWPFVDEHFSNKLIKDKLEPKIRKALSKMKLNGFEFDRNHILLGRTPIRVGGIKVHDMNTARDEIILDVDLIFASECSINFRLGGIPAALNDFEIYGKIRVILKPLVSKAPFIGGIQVFFLNAPDIDFDLAGPAEISNIPGLRDILRRIIAKKIAKKMVSPNKFAKKLIKDVSASTVKVNEPEGCVRVHVFEARNLIKQDITLLGGKSDPYVVIAIGAHQFRTRTIHDNLNPVWDYWCEALIDSTSERTIKFHLFDWDRSDSDDPLGSATVDLNEVFKTGILDTWLTLKGVEHGELHVRFAWYELSSSSYDLAAALAETKNLGLTSLSSAALCVYVDSAIDLPHIHSDDKPNAFAKVCVSNQERLTSVKKWTDTPIWEQGFTFLVANPELDCVKIRIIGQTSNKKDGETIGQFIHSISDLLLQTDLRIALQEFPLQKSGTTSKVKLSMTLKILKQSGTQSLPPMFAAHRARTPSIQAQSSHDSSSSEEKIVEERVLLKSMRQLSADNSMGLGSIKLTLYYSSKYHILNVTVHKVM from the exons ATGAGCTCATCTCAATCGAATTTTAA TGACATGGAAACCAATCAAAGACCAAGATCAAATGCGAGTGTTACATTACCAATTAATGGAAAAAGTACAACTGCATTTGTGTCATCGCTTGTTATTAAGCTGATTGCCGTTAGTGTCATTTACGGTGCTGGTTATATGAATTGGTCGATTGCATGGTTAATTACGCCAATAGTTTTATCAGAAACTCGCGAATATTTGACCGATCCAAGGAATGTTGTTCGACGGAAAATCGCTAGATTATCAGCGAGTGAAACAGAGAAGAAAACCATTCTTGCATGTGTGAAAGACTTGCCATCATGG GTTTATTTCCCGGATTTCGAACGCTGCGAATGGATCAATCAA ATTTTGCAACAAATGTGGCCATTCGTTGACGAACACTTTTCCAATAAACTGATAAAAGACAAACTGGAGCCGAAAATTCGTAAGGCACTgtccaaaatgaaattaaatggcTTCGAATTCGACCGTAACCATATTTTATTGGGAAGAACACCGATTCGTGTTGGCGGTATTAAAGTTCATGATATGAATACGGCACGCGATGAAATCATTTTAGATGTTGATCTTATATTCGCAAGTGAATGTAGCATTAATTTCCGCCTTGGCGGAATACCAGCTGCGTTGAATGACTTCGAAATCTATGGAAAAATTCGAGTAATTTTGAAACCGCTTGTATCTAAGGCTCCGTTTATCGGTGGTATACAGGTATTTTTCTTAAATGCGCCTGATATTGACTTTGATTTGGCTGGACCGGCTGAGATATCAAATATTCCCGGTTTGAGAGACATCTTACGTCGGATTATCGCAAAGAAAATTGCtaagaaaatggtttcacCCAACAAGTTTGcgaagaaattgattaaagACGTTTCAGCATCGACTGTTAAAGTGAATGAACCGGAA GGTTGCGTAAGAGTTCACGTTTTCGAAGCCAGAAATTTGATCAAACAAGACATCACACTATTGGGCGGTAAATCGGATCCGTATGTTGTTATCGCAATTGGAGCACATCAATTCCGCACTCGGACAATACACGACAATTTGAATCCAGTTTGGGATTATTGGTGTGAG GCTTTAATCGATTCGACATCCGAAAggacaatcaaatttcatttatttgattgGGACCGATCAGATAGCGACGATCCACTTGGCAG TGCAACAGTTGATCTGAATGAGGTTTTCAAGACTGGAATATTAGACACT TGGTTAACACTGAAGGGAGTGGAACACGGGGAGTTACACGTACGTTTCGCTTGGTATGAGCTCTCATCGTCATCGTATGACCTGGCAGCA GCTCTTgctgaaacgaaaaatttgggACTGACCAGTCTAAGCAGTGCAGCATTGTGCGTGTACGTTGATTCAGCTATTGATTTGCCTCACATTCACTCGGACGACAAACCGAATGCGTTTGCTAAAGTCTGTGTTTCCAATCAGGAACGTCTCACTTCAGTTAAAAAATGGACTGACACACCTATCTGGGAGCAGGGCTTCACGTTTCTGGTAGCAAATCCAGAACtcgattgtgtgaaaattcgCATTATTGGACAGACATCAAACAAGAAAGACGGCGAAACTATCGGCCAATTCATACATAGCATCAGTGATTTGCTGTTGCAAACTGATCTGAGGATTGCGTTACAAGAATTCCCGTTACAAAAATCTGGAACAACATCCAAAGTCAAATTATCGATGACTTTAAAGATTTTGAAACAGTCCGGAACGCAATCACTTCCACCAATGTTTGCAGCACATCGTGCTCGAACGCCTAGTATTCAGGCACAATCGTCACATGATAGTTCATCATcggaagaaaaaattgtggaaGAAAGGGTCCTGCTAAAAAGTATGCGTCAATTGAGTGCGGACAATTCTATGGGCTTGGGCAGTATAAAACTCACTTTATATTATAGCTCCAAATATCACATACTGAACGTAACGGTTCATAAAGTCATGTGA
- the LOC119080216 gene encoding extended synaptotagmin-2-like isoform X2, producing the protein METNQRPRSNASVTLPINGKSTTAFVSSLVIKLIAVSVIYGAGYMNWSIAWLITPIVLSETREYLTDPRNVVRRKIARLSASETEKKTILACVKDLPSWVYFPDFERCEWINQILQQMWPFVDEHFSNKLIKDKLEPKIRKALSKMKLNGFEFDRNHILLGRTPIRVGGIKVHDMNTARDEIILDVDLIFASECSINFRLGGIPAALNDFEIYGKIRVILKPLVSKAPFIGGIQVFFLNAPDIDFDLAGPAEISNIPGLRDILRRIIAKKIAKKMVSPNKFAKKLIKDVSASTVKVNEPEGCVRVHVFEARNLIKQDITLLGGKSDPYVVIAIGAHQFRTRTIHDNLNPVWDYWCEALIDSTSERTIKFHLFDWDRSDSDDPLGSATVDLNEVFKTGILDTWLTLKGVEHGELHVRFAWYELSSSSYDLAAALAETKNLGLTSLSSAALCVYVDSAIDLPHIHSDDKPNAFAKVCVSNQERLTSVKKWTDTPIWEQGFTFLVANPELDCVKIRIIGQTSNKKDGETIGQFIHSISDLLLQTDLRIALQEFPLQKSGTTSKVKLSMTLKILKQSGTQSLPPMFAAHRARTPSIQAQSSHDSSSSEEKIVEERVLLKSMRQLSADNSMGLGSIKLTLYYSSKYHILNVTVHKVINVPIKDQSDLPDPYVILHLLPKRVKDNKRKTVVVKNSCDPVYEATFEYGSISPNELKTAELEVTVKTKMTFLSGGSVTIGMVRICLIDKDITEKESTEFYDLMREVKLG; encoded by the exons ATGGAAACCAATCAAAGACCAAGATCAAATGCGAGTGTTACATTACCAATTAATGGAAAAAGTACAACTGCATTTGTGTCATCGCTTGTTATTAAGCTGATTGCCGTTAGTGTCATTTACGGTGCTGGTTATATGAATTGGTCGATTGCATGGTTAATTACGCCAATAGTTTTATCAGAAACTCGCGAATATTTGACCGATCCAAGGAATGTTGTTCGACGGAAAATCGCTAGATTATCAGCGAGTGAAACAGAGAAGAAAACCATTCTTGCATGTGTGAAAGACTTGCCATCATGG GTTTATTTCCCGGATTTCGAACGCTGCGAATGGATCAATCAA ATTTTGCAACAAATGTGGCCATTCGTTGACGAACACTTTTCCAATAAACTGATAAAAGACAAACTGGAGCCGAAAATTCGTAAGGCACTgtccaaaatgaaattaaatggcTTCGAATTCGACCGTAACCATATTTTATTGGGAAGAACACCGATTCGTGTTGGCGGTATTAAAGTTCATGATATGAATACGGCACGCGATGAAATCATTTTAGATGTTGATCTTATATTCGCAAGTGAATGTAGCATTAATTTCCGCCTTGGCGGAATACCAGCTGCGTTGAATGACTTCGAAATCTATGGAAAAATTCGAGTAATTTTGAAACCGCTTGTATCTAAGGCTCCGTTTATCGGTGGTATACAGGTATTTTTCTTAAATGCGCCTGATATTGACTTTGATTTGGCTGGACCGGCTGAGATATCAAATATTCCCGGTTTGAGAGACATCTTACGTCGGATTATCGCAAAGAAAATTGCtaagaaaatggtttcacCCAACAAGTTTGcgaagaaattgattaaagACGTTTCAGCATCGACTGTTAAAGTGAATGAACCGGAA GGTTGCGTAAGAGTTCACGTTTTCGAAGCCAGAAATTTGATCAAACAAGACATCACACTATTGGGCGGTAAATCGGATCCGTATGTTGTTATCGCAATTGGAGCACATCAATTCCGCACTCGGACAATACACGACAATTTGAATCCAGTTTGGGATTATTGGTGTGAG GCTTTAATCGATTCGACATCCGAAAggacaatcaaatttcatttatttgattgGGACCGATCAGATAGCGACGATCCACTTGGCAG TGCAACAGTTGATCTGAATGAGGTTTTCAAGACTGGAATATTAGACACT TGGTTAACACTGAAGGGAGTGGAACACGGGGAGTTACACGTACGTTTCGCTTGGTATGAGCTCTCATCGTCATCGTATGACCTGGCAGCA GCTCTTgctgaaacgaaaaatttgggACTGACCAGTCTAAGCAGTGCAGCATTGTGCGTGTACGTTGATTCAGCTATTGATTTGCCTCACATTCACTCGGACGACAAACCGAATGCGTTTGCTAAAGTCTGTGTTTCCAATCAGGAACGTCTCACTTCAGTTAAAAAATGGACTGACACACCTATCTGGGAGCAGGGCTTCACGTTTCTGGTAGCAAATCCAGAACtcgattgtgtgaaaattcgCATTATTGGACAGACATCAAACAAGAAAGACGGCGAAACTATCGGCCAATTCATACATAGCATCAGTGATTTGCTGTTGCAAACTGATCTGAGGATTGCGTTACAAGAATTCCCGTTACAAAAATCTGGAACAACATCCAAAGTCAAATTATCGATGACTTTAAAGATTTTGAAACAGTCCGGAACGCAATCACTTCCACCAATGTTTGCAGCACATCGTGCTCGAACGCCTAGTATTCAGGCACAATCGTCACATGATAGTTCATCATcggaagaaaaaattgtggaaGAAAGGGTCCTGCTAAAAAGTATGCGTCAATTGAGTGCGGACAATTCTATGGGCTTGGGCAGTATAAAACTCACTTTATATTATAGCTCCAAATATCACATACTGAACGTAACGGTTCATAAAGTCAT AAATGTGCCTATCAAAGATCAATCGGATCTCCCAGATCCGTATGTTATTCTTCACCTGTTGCCGAAACGAGTAAAGGATAACAAACGTAAAACGGTTGTCGTGAAAAATTCTTGTGATCCTGTCTACGAGGCCACATTTGAATATGGGTCAATTTCTCCGAATGAACTAAAAACAGCAGAGCTTGAAGTGACTGTGAAAACTAAGATGACATTTTTGAGTGGCGGAAGCGTCACAATCGGAATG gtgagaatttgtttaattgaCAAAGACATCACCGAAAAAGAGTCAACTGAATTTTACGATCTCATGCGAGAAGTTAAACTTGGATAA
- the LOC119080230 gene encoding transmembrane protein 231 isoform X1, with protein sequence MKILTLYSTSVNTTYKNSICSCAALFVFLSTVFIVVAPIYLIIHISNDLWYQPKIFYEQPSVSFQYKYILMGEHGPSSVDNSDYTGAVDGSSSLAVISSYGHFNEITETWQKRSTVKFWKEDFDHNNIADRLHLQFTYAALPEPLTYLNIFLELDAHIKNHHCKLHIPSAVIFSKEQLPPNFQSGHITYEGKLKLEQKASFYCPYFMRNVKSNFYFELIPSNSTNIKDYEMTSISEKLTRNVGFIKFEKTNSIWDRSSDDKIRINLCVDIGEMRTRFHATFWQKLMFFWTEYLAVLVVFVFCFNKLKLYLFSRQIFRAWEIIPWKKIY encoded by the exons atgaaaatattaacttTGTATTCCACTTCTGTAAACACGACCTACAAAAACTCAATATGTTCTTGCGCTGCACTGTTCGTATTTTTATCAACTGTTTTTATCGTTGTCGCTCCGATTTACCTGATAATTCACATCAGCAACGATCTGTGGtatcaaccaaaaatattttacgaacAACCGAGCGTATCGTTTCAGTACAAATACATTTTAATGGGAGAACATGGTCCATCAAGTGTTGACAATAGTGATTATACCGGTGCTGTGGATGGCAGTTCCTCATTGGCTGTGATTAGTTCTTATggacattttaatgaaattaccGAAACCTGGCAGAAACGTAGTACAGTCAAG TTCTGGAAGGAAGACTTTGATCACAACAATATTGCGGATCGATTGCATCTCCAATTTACATACGCCGCATTGCCAGAACCATTAacatatttgaatatatttctgGAACTCGACGCTCACATCAAG AACCACCATTGCAAACTGCATATCCCATCAGCCGTAATTTTTTCTAAAGAACAATTACCGCCAAATTTTCAATCCGGCCACATAACATACgaaggaaaattgaaattggaacAAAAGGCCTCATTTTACTGTCCGTACTTCATGCGAAACGTTAAGTCCAATTTCTATTTCGAATTGATTCCCAGCAACAGTACGAACATTAAAGACTACGAAATGACATCAATTTCCGAAAAACTGACCAGAAATGTTGGTTTCATTAAATTCGAAAAGACCAACTCAATTTGGGACCGCAGCAGTGACGACAAAATCAGGATCAACTTATGTGTCGATATCGGCGAAATGAGAACTCGGTTTCACGCAACGTTTTGGCAAAAGCTGATGTTTTTTTGGACGGAGTACTTGGCCGTGCTGgtggttttcgttttttgtttcaacaaattgaaactTTATTTATTCAGTCGACAGATTTTCAGAGCTTGGGAAATTATACCGTGGAAAAAGATATATTAG
- the LOC119080230 gene encoding uncharacterized protein LOC119080230 isoform X2, translated as MKILTLYSTSVNTTYKNSICSCAALFVFLSTVFIVVAPIYLIIHISNDLWYQPKIFYEQPSVSFQYKYILMGEHGPSSVDNSDYTGAVDGSSSLAVISSYGHFNEITETWQKRSTVKFWKEDFDHNNIADRLHLQFTYAALPEPLTYLNIFLELDAHIKNHHCKLHKFSIRPHNIRRKIEIGTKGLILLSVLHAKR; from the exons atgaaaatattaacttTGTATTCCACTTCTGTAAACACGACCTACAAAAACTCAATATGTTCTTGCGCTGCACTGTTCGTATTTTTATCAACTGTTTTTATCGTTGTCGCTCCGATTTACCTGATAATTCACATCAGCAACGATCTGTGGtatcaaccaaaaatattttacgaacAACCGAGCGTATCGTTTCAGTACAAATACATTTTAATGGGAGAACATGGTCCATCAAGTGTTGACAATAGTGATTATACCGGTGCTGTGGATGGCAGTTCCTCATTGGCTGTGATTAGTTCTTATggacattttaatgaaattaccGAAACCTGGCAGAAACGTAGTACAGTCAAG TTCTGGAAGGAAGACTTTGATCACAACAATATTGCGGATCGATTGCATCTCCAATTTACATACGCCGCATTGCCAGAACCATTAacatatttgaatatatttctgGAACTCGACGCTCACATCAAG AACCACCATTGCAAACTGCA CAAATTTTCAATCCGGCCACATAACATACgaaggaaaattgaaattggaacAAAAGGCCTCATTTTACTGTCCGTACTTCATGCGAAACGTTAA